In a genomic window of Lathamus discolor isolate bLatDis1 chromosome 4, bLatDis1.hap1, whole genome shotgun sequence:
- the LOC136013713 gene encoding G-protein coupled receptor 183-like isoform X1 gives MPSAAQRIREATDMSTELPETTVVTKMDTFIVSQTSNSTCDLYEHKDTARILLSVFYSSILILGVLGNAIALTVIFKNRKKINSTTLYSTNLVFSDLLFCIALPTRIAYYALGFHWPFGEALCRITALLFYVNTYAGVNFMTCLSIDRFFAVVHPFRYKIRRIKYAKGICVFIWFLVFSQTFPLLIQPMSQEEKERTTCMEYPNFEKIAHLPFILLAACLVGYLIPLGIILFCYSQISCKLFQTAKENPLTEKSGINKKAINTIIFVIIVFIICFTPYHVAIIQHMIKKLQKEPSCTENKIFQKSLHYTVFLMNFNCCLDPFIYFFACKGYKRTVLKILRRQVSVSISSAVRSHHEESSRDMGETQMMVLAKSSNGKLPEK, from the coding sequence GTCTACTGAACTTCCTGAAACAACAGTGGTTACAAAAATGGACACTTTCATAGTTTCTCAGACAAGCAATTCCACTTGTGATTTATACGAGCACAAAGATACCGCACGGATACTACTGTCTGTCTTCTACAGCTCCATCTTAATTCTTGGGGTGCTTGGAAATGCCATTGCCCTCActgtcatttttaaaaacagaaagaagatcAACTCTACAACCCTCTATTCAACAAACCTCGTCTTCTCTGATCTCCTGTTCTGTATTGCCTTGCCCACAAGGATAGCCTACTATGCCCTGGGATTTCACTGGCCATTTGGAGAAGCATTATGTCGAATAACTGCTCTCTTGTTCTACGTCAACACCTATGCAGGTGTAAACTTTATGACATGTTTGAGCATTGACAGGTTTTTTGCTGTTGTCCACCCCTTCCGATACAAGATCAGAAGGATTAAATATGCCAAGGGCATTTGTGTCTTTATCTGGTTTCTTGTATTTAGTCAAACTTTCCCATTACTGATACAACCCAtgtcacaagaagaaaaagaaaggactaCGTGTATGGAATATCCAAACTTTGAAAAAATTGCACATCTACCATTTATACTTCTTGCTGCCTGTTTAGTAGGGTACCTTATCCCCCTGGGGATTATACTGTTCTGTTACTCTCAGATTAGCTGCAAACTGTTTCAAACGGCCAAGGAAAATCCACTGACTGAAAAATCAGGGATAAACAAAAAAGCCATCAATACAATCATATTTGTAATTATAGTGTTCATCATCTGCTTTACCCCTTATCATGTTGCAATCATACAACACATGATTAAGAAGCTTCAGAAAGAACCCTCgtgcactgaaaataaaattttccaGAAGTCACTCCATTATACCGTGTTTTTGATGAATTTTAACTGCTGCCTAGATCCTTTCATCTATTTCTTTGCATGCAAAGGATACAAGAGAACTGTACTGAAAATACTGAGACGGCAAGTAAGTGTATCAATTTCAAGTGCTGTCAGGTCACACCACGAAGAAAGCTCACGTGACATGGGAGAAACGCAAATGATGGTACTTGCAAAATCTTCCAATGGAAAGCTGCCTGAAAAATAA
- the LOC136013713 gene encoding G-protein coupled receptor 183-like isoform X2, which produces MDTFIVSQTSNSTCDLYEHKDTARILLSVFYSSILILGVLGNAIALTVIFKNRKKINSTTLYSTNLVFSDLLFCIALPTRIAYYALGFHWPFGEALCRITALLFYVNTYAGVNFMTCLSIDRFFAVVHPFRYKIRRIKYAKGICVFIWFLVFSQTFPLLIQPMSQEEKERTTCMEYPNFEKIAHLPFILLAACLVGYLIPLGIILFCYSQISCKLFQTAKENPLTEKSGINKKAINTIIFVIIVFIICFTPYHVAIIQHMIKKLQKEPSCTENKIFQKSLHYTVFLMNFNCCLDPFIYFFACKGYKRTVLKILRRQVSVSISSAVRSHHEESSRDMGETQMMVLAKSSNGKLPEK; this is translated from the coding sequence ATGGACACTTTCATAGTTTCTCAGACAAGCAATTCCACTTGTGATTTATACGAGCACAAAGATACCGCACGGATACTACTGTCTGTCTTCTACAGCTCCATCTTAATTCTTGGGGTGCTTGGAAATGCCATTGCCCTCActgtcatttttaaaaacagaaagaagatcAACTCTACAACCCTCTATTCAACAAACCTCGTCTTCTCTGATCTCCTGTTCTGTATTGCCTTGCCCACAAGGATAGCCTACTATGCCCTGGGATTTCACTGGCCATTTGGAGAAGCATTATGTCGAATAACTGCTCTCTTGTTCTACGTCAACACCTATGCAGGTGTAAACTTTATGACATGTTTGAGCATTGACAGGTTTTTTGCTGTTGTCCACCCCTTCCGATACAAGATCAGAAGGATTAAATATGCCAAGGGCATTTGTGTCTTTATCTGGTTTCTTGTATTTAGTCAAACTTTCCCATTACTGATACAACCCAtgtcacaagaagaaaaagaaaggactaCGTGTATGGAATATCCAAACTTTGAAAAAATTGCACATCTACCATTTATACTTCTTGCTGCCTGTTTAGTAGGGTACCTTATCCCCCTGGGGATTATACTGTTCTGTTACTCTCAGATTAGCTGCAAACTGTTTCAAACGGCCAAGGAAAATCCACTGACTGAAAAATCAGGGATAAACAAAAAAGCCATCAATACAATCATATTTGTAATTATAGTGTTCATCATCTGCTTTACCCCTTATCATGTTGCAATCATACAACACATGATTAAGAAGCTTCAGAAAGAACCCTCgtgcactgaaaataaaattttccaGAAGTCACTCCATTATACCGTGTTTTTGATGAATTTTAACTGCTGCCTAGATCCTTTCATCTATTTCTTTGCATGCAAAGGATACAAGAGAACTGTACTGAAAATACTGAGACGGCAAGTAAGTGTATCAATTTCAAGTGCTGTCAGGTCACACCACGAAGAAAGCTCACGTGACATGGGAGAAACGCAAATGATGGTACTTGCAAAATCTTCCAATGGAAAGCTGCCTGAAAAATAA